In Nitrospirota bacterium, one genomic interval encodes:
- a CDS encoding DUF3391 domain-containing protein, giving the protein MAQRTIPLEQLKVGMYLIGVDRSWLHTPFLRHKFKIKDQSEIDALLRAGITQVTIDTKQGLDVVDREPTRAVTFEPVLVESSPAVTPQASVAVPSSHPPAVMLAENLAKATQRRAQWVQRLNGLFEQARKTGFLQQEVVYQVIDEIIGDVLERQAACYAALVLRRPDPTLHEHGLTVCTLSVMLGQALGYNREQLEQLGIGGMLHDIGLTRIPQNLVKRPGTLAPAQKALYDSHTTQGGALLEQGGSFGQAVLAIVKGHHNLTVEAGEREGLSTTDHAFTRVVGIIDQYDELITGHTGLTPMSSHQVLTQLYQRYRTDEGLVQIVSYLIRVIGVYPLYSLVGLSSGELAVVGAITPGKAHLPLLYICRDQYGNRCLPPTPLDLIHEPEGGRAIRDVRDAVREGLDVETILRQVAA; this is encoded by the coding sequence GTGGCCCAACGGACCATTCCTCTCGAACAGCTCAAGGTCGGCATGTACCTGATCGGCGTAGACCGATCATGGTTACACACGCCGTTTCTTCGTCATAAGTTCAAGATCAAGGATCAATCTGAAATCGACGCGCTCCTGCGAGCCGGGATCACTCAGGTGACGATCGACACCAAGCAGGGGCTGGATGTTGTAGACCGTGAACCAACTCGGGCAGTGACGTTCGAGCCGGTTCTTGTCGAAAGCTCCCCAGCCGTGACACCCCAGGCTTCTGTGGCCGTACCATCTTCCCATCCCCCTGCGGTCATGCTGGCTGAGAACCTTGCAAAAGCCACGCAGCGTCGCGCCCAATGGGTACAGCGTCTGAATGGCCTGTTTGAGCAGGCGCGCAAGACCGGGTTCTTGCAACAGGAAGTCGTATATCAGGTCATCGATGAAATTATCGGTGACGTGCTCGAGCGGCAGGCCGCCTGTTATGCGGCGTTGGTATTGCGACGGCCTGATCCAACGCTCCATGAACATGGGCTGACCGTCTGTACCCTGTCCGTGATGCTTGGGCAGGCCCTGGGCTACAACCGTGAGCAGTTGGAGCAACTGGGGATCGGGGGCATGCTGCACGATATCGGACTGACACGCATACCCCAGAACCTTGTGAAGCGTCCGGGCACGTTGGCCCCGGCTCAAAAGGCTTTGTACGATAGCCATACGACTCAAGGAGGCGCGCTACTTGAACAAGGCGGATCGTTCGGCCAGGCCGTTCTTGCCATTGTGAAAGGACATCATAATTTGACCGTGGAGGCCGGAGAGAGGGAAGGGCTGTCGACAACAGATCATGCATTCACCCGCGTGGTTGGGATCATTGATCAGTATGATGAACTGATTACCGGACACACAGGTTTGACGCCGATGTCTTCGCATCAGGTGTTGACACAGCTCTACCAGCGCTATCGAACTGATGAGGGGCTTGTGCAGATTGTGTCCTACTTGATTCGTGTTATCGGAGTCTATCCTCTCTACAGTCTGGTCGGATTGAGTTCCGGCGAACTCGCCGTCGTCGGCGCAATCACACCGGGGAAAGCCCACCTCCCCCTTCTGTATATCTGCAGAGACCAGTATGGGAATCGATGTCTTCCCCCGACCCCCTTGGATTTAATCCATGAACCAGAGGGTGGAAGGGCGATTCGTGATGTGCGGGATGCGGTTCGAGAAGGGCTCGATGTCGAAACGATTCTGCGGCAGGTGGCAGCATGA
- a CDS encoding YnfA family protein, with translation MIQTAALFVLTALAEIVGCFLPYLWLRKDGSIWLLVPAALSLAAFVWLLTLHPAASGRVYAAYGGVYVATALVWLKVVDGEKLSVFDWTGAGIAILGMAVIVFGWTAKE, from the coding sequence CTGATCCAGACCGCTGCACTCTTTGTTCTCACGGCCCTTGCCGAAATCGTCGGCTGCTTTCTACCGTACCTCTGGCTTCGCAAGGACGGATCAATCTGGCTATTGGTTCCGGCAGCGCTCAGCCTCGCTGCCTTTGTCTGGCTCCTCACGCTCCACCCGGCCGCCAGCGGACGGGTCTACGCTGCCTATGGCGGCGTCTATGTGGCCACGGCCCTCGTCTGGCTGAAGGTCGTGGATGGCGAGAAACTCTCCGTCTTCGACTGGACTGGAGCCGGAATTGCCATTCTTGGTATGGCGGTCATCGTTTTCGGCTGGACTGCAAAGGAGTAA
- a CDS encoding radical SAM protein gives MAGRPVLLLTPPLTQLNTPYPSTAFLTGFLRSQGIACRQADLGIEMVLRLFSRAGLQQVFDLVREQGEKLPEEATQMLAMEQAYLDKIAPVMEFLQGRNPALAVHLARVGVLPQGPRSRGRSAFARRVPMEDRAKQYATWFLEDLADLVQATISPHFALSRYAEHIARSASSFTAMETALAEPPSLTDQFMLDALWAHIDRLDPSLVGLSVPFPGNLYGGFRIAQAIKQRQPNILVVLGGGYANTELRRVSDPRVFDYVDFITLDDGERPLLSLVEHLAGTRPRTALCRTFYRDAGRVIYTHDPSARDFTMGDVGCPTYDGLKLDRYLTILDSTNQMHRLWSEGHWNKLTVAHGCYWKQCTFCDVGLNYISRYEMTPTDRLIQQIEKLVAETGSRGFHFVDEAAPPAALKALALALLERGLTISWWGNIRFEEAFTPDLCRLLAASGCIAVTAGLEAASDRILSKIKKGITVDQTALVAAAFKEAGILIHAYLMYGCPSETIQETVDSLERVRQLVAAGLIQSAFWHRFTTTAHSPIGLNPTANGIRIVGPEFHGFAENDLIHQDRLAKTPEWLGEGLRRSMLNYLEDRGLRLDVREWFDHSVPKPRVAATWVRRLLNNRQMEDNPQAERRLVWLGGQPVCETVGNRTRLIFTGRTSNHVLTLAKQQAQWLDDLIRQSTPQHNLSNPYPLLQKTKTTFPGTAREFEHFLGSTSWGKVRSAGLLLV, from the coding sequence ATGGCTGGCCGACCGGTTCTGCTGCTCACCCCTCCGCTCACTCAGCTGAATACCCCCTATCCATCCACCGCTTTTCTCACGGGGTTCCTCCGTTCACAGGGAATCGCCTGTCGCCAGGCCGATCTTGGGATCGAAATGGTGCTGCGCCTATTTAGCCGGGCGGGGCTTCAGCAGGTGTTTGATTTGGTTCGTGAGCAGGGAGAGAAATTGCCTGAGGAGGCAACGCAGATGCTCGCCATGGAGCAAGCTTATCTGGACAAGATTGCTCCCGTGATGGAATTTCTGCAGGGACGCAATCCTGCCTTGGCCGTACACCTGGCTCGAGTCGGTGTCTTACCACAGGGGCCCAGATCACGCGGAAGATCGGCATTCGCTCGCAGGGTGCCCATGGAAGACCGGGCGAAACAATATGCGACCTGGTTTCTCGAAGACCTGGCGGATCTGGTGCAGGCGACGATTTCGCCGCATTTTGCGCTCAGCCGATATGCAGAACATATCGCACGTTCAGCATCCTCTTTCACTGCCATGGAAACGGCCTTGGCGGAGCCACCAAGCCTGACCGATCAATTCATGCTGGATGCTCTGTGGGCTCACATCGATCGTCTAGACCCATCGCTCGTGGGGCTATCCGTTCCATTTCCCGGCAATCTCTATGGAGGTTTTCGAATTGCCCAGGCCATCAAGCAACGCCAGCCCAATATTCTTGTCGTCCTCGGGGGAGGCTATGCCAATACCGAACTGCGCCGCGTCAGCGATCCCCGCGTGTTCGACTATGTGGATTTCATCACCTTGGATGACGGCGAACGTCCGTTGCTCTCGCTCGTGGAACACCTGGCTGGAACCAGGCCGCGCACGGCCCTTTGCCGCACCTTCTATCGAGACGCGGGTCGTGTCATCTACACACACGACCCCTCCGCGAGAGATTTCACCATGGGCGATGTCGGCTGCCCGACATACGATGGGCTCAAGCTCGATCGCTATCTGACGATTCTTGACAGTACCAACCAGATGCATCGCCTCTGGTCGGAGGGCCATTGGAATAAACTCACGGTTGCCCACGGCTGTTATTGGAAACAATGCACATTTTGCGACGTCGGGCTCAACTACATCAGTCGCTATGAGATGACGCCGACAGATCGGCTCATCCAACAGATTGAGAAGTTGGTCGCGGAAACCGGGAGCCGGGGATTTCACTTTGTCGACGAAGCAGCGCCACCCGCGGCTTTGAAGGCACTCGCCTTGGCGCTCCTTGAAAGAGGCCTCACGATTTCATGGTGGGGCAATATCAGATTTGAAGAAGCCTTTACCCCAGACCTCTGCCGTCTCCTGGCCGCCTCAGGCTGCATCGCTGTGACGGCGGGACTCGAAGCCGCGTCGGACCGCATTCTCTCGAAGATCAAGAAGGGCATTACTGTCGACCAGACGGCACTGGTCGCTGCAGCCTTTAAGGAGGCCGGGATACTGATACATGCCTATCTGATGTATGGCTGTCCGTCCGAAACGATTCAAGAGACTGTCGATTCGCTGGAGCGAGTTCGCCAGTTAGTTGCGGCTGGCCTGATACAATCTGCCTTTTGGCATCGGTTTACCACGACGGCCCACAGCCCCATTGGCCTCAATCCCACCGCAAACGGTATCCGCATTGTAGGCCCGGAGTTTCATGGTTTCGCCGAGAATGATTTGATACATCAGGACCGTCTGGCCAAAACCCCGGAGTGGCTCGGCGAAGGCCTACGTCGATCCATGCTGAACTATCTCGAAGACCGCGGGCTTAGACTGGATGTGCGGGAGTGGTTCGATCATTCCGTCCCCAAGCCACGAGTAGCAGCAACATGGGTACGCCGACTGCTAAACAACCGACAGATGGAGGACAATCCTCAAGCTGAACGGCGCTTGGTCTGGCTCGGTGGACAACCAGTTTGTGAAACTGTGGGAAATAGGACGCGACTCATTTTCACGGGACGAACCAGCAATCACGTCCTGACACTTGCCAAGCAACAAGCTCAGTGGCTTGACGATCTGATTCGCCAATCGACACCGCAACACAACCTATCGAATCCCTACCCCCTACTCCAAAAAACGAAAACCACGTTTCCAGGAACCGCTCGCGAATTTGAACACTTTCTCGGCTCTACCTCCTGGGGAAAAGTTCGCTCAGCTGGCCTGTTACTCGTATAG
- a CDS encoding response regulator translates to MSRSQGQTPDPVPQGSLYWLPTREDTSLIFESSGEAMFVTGRDGRILSLNPVAQQLVGRHQDVVGARFHDVVGCLASAEAGYRGCPLEHTIGTGEVTMVSSHQWNRANGIGIEIAATFWPRGRGPEPVGAIVVCRDLTLERETERNIQRVARLAEDAPNPIVEFDEDGVMLYANTAMVELLNYGTSIQGRVEAVLPPNLPDVLNHCLASQEPTVRLEHRVEDRVLAWSFFPLGSSKQVRVYGTDITADVALRRAKEAAEESARAKAIFLATMSHELRTPMNGVLGCTQLLQDTSLTDQQRQLLETMHRSAESLLVLVNDILDFSKIEAGKMTLEVADVEIRPLIEDVITLTSEVAKKKGLAVRVQLAPDIPAVLRGDPIRLRQVLFNLVGNAVKFTEQGGVLVSVRLMPCNQKNSDAIVLYWTIKDTGIGITADQQARLFGAYAQAEASTARRYGGTGLGLMICCQLVELMGGAMMVESKPGEGSAFSYTTSLLPAIQRETSAHVGKASTPSMTDRTTALRILVVDDNEINQVVACKFLQKLGCQVEVARNGREAVESIAHAIYDAVLMDCEMPEMNGYEATQEVRRREQSTTRHLPIIALTGHASPEDAAKCRQAGMDDVVTKPLTVPALREKLERLLAVPASQTS, encoded by the coding sequence ATGAGCCGGTCACAGGGCCAGACCCCTGATCCTGTTCCCCAAGGGAGCCTCTACTGGTTGCCCACTCGTGAGGACACGTCTCTCATTTTCGAATCATCCGGCGAAGCGATGTTTGTGACGGGTCGGGATGGCCGGATTTTGTCTCTCAACCCCGTGGCGCAGCAGCTTGTAGGTCGTCATCAGGATGTCGTGGGCGCACGGTTTCACGATGTGGTGGGCTGTCTTGCTTCAGCGGAAGCAGGCTATCGCGGTTGTCCGTTGGAACACACCATAGGGACTGGTGAAGTTACGATGGTATCGTCCCATCAGTGGAACCGAGCCAATGGGATCGGAATTGAAATTGCCGCGACATTCTGGCCTAGGGGTCGAGGCCCGGAGCCTGTCGGGGCCATTGTCGTCTGTCGGGATCTCACGCTGGAGCGGGAAACGGAGCGAAACATTCAACGGGTGGCCAGGCTCGCGGAAGATGCGCCGAATCCTATTGTGGAGTTTGACGAAGACGGCGTCATGCTCTACGCCAATACTGCGATGGTGGAACTCCTCAATTACGGGACCTCCATTCAGGGGCGAGTGGAAGCCGTACTTCCCCCGAACTTGCCGGATGTATTGAATCACTGCCTCGCTTCGCAAGAGCCCACCGTTCGATTAGAACACCGCGTGGAAGACCGTGTGCTCGCCTGGTCTTTTTTCCCTTTAGGGAGCTCGAAGCAGGTTCGAGTTTATGGAACGGATATCACGGCAGATGTGGCATTGCGCCGGGCGAAAGAAGCAGCAGAAGAGTCGGCGCGCGCGAAGGCGATCTTTCTGGCCACGATGAGTCACGAATTGCGCACACCGATGAACGGCGTGTTAGGCTGTACCCAACTCCTTCAAGATACGTCTCTCACCGATCAGCAGCGGCAGTTACTGGAGACCATGCACCGGTCGGCAGAGTCGCTCTTAGTTCTCGTCAACGACATTCTCGACTTCTCGAAGATCGAAGCAGGGAAGATGACTTTGGAAGTCGCCGACGTCGAAATCCGCCCTCTCATTGAGGACGTCATCACGTTGACGTCGGAAGTGGCAAAGAAGAAAGGGTTGGCCGTTCGGGTTCAACTGGCGCCGGATATTCCGGCTGTATTGCGCGGCGATCCGATTCGTCTCCGGCAAGTCCTGTTCAATCTGGTCGGGAATGCGGTCAAGTTTACCGAGCAGGGCGGGGTGCTTGTCTCTGTGAGGCTGATGCCATGCAATCAGAAGAATTCCGACGCCATCGTGCTCTACTGGACGATCAAGGACACAGGCATCGGGATTACGGCAGACCAGCAGGCGCGATTATTCGGAGCCTATGCTCAGGCAGAAGCATCGACGGCCAGGCGATATGGAGGGACAGGGCTCGGTTTGATGATCTGCTGCCAATTGGTCGAGCTTATGGGTGGAGCGATGATGGTGGAGAGTAAACCGGGCGAGGGCAGTGCCTTTTCGTATACCACCAGCCTGTTGCCCGCGATTCAGCGTGAGACGTCTGCTCATGTCGGCAAGGCATCCACTCCATCGATGACCGACCGCACCACCGCGCTCCGGATTCTGGTCGTAGACGACAATGAGATCAATCAGGTTGTGGCCTGTAAATTTTTGCAGAAACTTGGCTGTCAGGTCGAGGTGGCGCGGAACGGGCGGGAGGCCGTGGAGTCGATCGCCCATGCGATCTACGATGCCGTCCTCATGGATTGCGAGATGCCGGAAATGAACGGCTATGAAGCGACGCAGGAGGTCAGACGTCGCGAACAGAGCACGACCAGGCATCTGCCCATTATTGCCCTCACCGGGCATGCATCGCCGGAAGATGCAGCAAAGTGCCGACAGGCAGGAATGGACGATGTCGTCACGAAACCCTTGACCGTCCCAGCTCTCCGCGAAAAACTTGAACGATTGCTTGCAGTGCCTGCCTCCCAAACTTCTTAA
- a CDS encoding peroxiredoxin, producing the protein MAVRLGDEAPNFTAETTEGTINFHEWLGGGWGILFSHPKDYTPVCTTELGTVAKITPEFKKRGVKVIAVSVDPLDSHKGWINDINETQKTTMNYPIIADPDKKVATLYDMIHPNAIDNMTVRSVFIVGPDKKVKLTLTYPASCGRNFDELLRVVDSLQLTSKFKVATPANWKDGEDCIITPAVNDAEAKTLFPKGFTVVKPYLRYTPQPNK; encoded by the coding sequence ATGGCAGTACGATTGGGAGACGAAGCACCGAATTTCACAGCAGAGACGACAGAAGGAACGATCAACTTCCACGAGTGGCTGGGTGGCGGTTGGGGAATTCTTTTCTCGCACCCGAAGGACTATACCCCGGTTTGTACCACGGAACTAGGGACAGTCGCGAAGATTACTCCGGAGTTCAAGAAGCGCGGAGTCAAAGTGATTGCCGTCAGTGTCGACCCTCTGGATTCGCACAAGGGCTGGATCAACGATATCAATGAGACGCAAAAGACGACGATGAATTACCCGATCATCGCCGATCCTGACAAGAAGGTTGCGACCCTCTACGACATGATCCATCCGAACGCGATCGATAACATGACGGTTCGATCAGTTTTCATTGTCGGGCCGGACAAGAAGGTCAAGTTAACGTTGACCTATCCTGCTTCATGTGGTCGAAACTTTGATGAATTATTGAGGGTAGTCGACTCTCTTCAGTTGACCTCGAAGTTCAAGGTGGCGACGCCGGCCAACTGGAAGGATGGAGAAGACTGCATCATCACCCCGGCTGTAAACGATGCTGAAGCAAAGACGCTGTTTCCCAAAGGCTTCACAGTCGTGAAGCCCTACCTGCGCTATACTCCACAGCCGAACAAGTAA
- a CDS encoding site-specific integrase, with protein MVPFFGGKILSEIRPQDVEAFRGQRRKKNGNPASVQTVNHDHIALKHCLNVAIRRGLLQSNPASKVPMPNPENERDRVLSDEEWSKLYQAAKPHLRPVLLTAYQLGQRFSEIVGLTWDRVDIKRGFITLRSLDTKTKTARQVPMTPDVKMTLQRLAKVRTLTTATTEAVSRHVFTYEGKPLQRVSRSFKTALKDAGISDFRFHDLRHCASTNLRRAGVDTATAMKIVGHKSEKMWKRYNAIEERDLTQAAQKVHKYLQENTRGTLAENIATYSANKRT; from the coding sequence TTGGTCCCTTTTTTTGGCGGGAAGATACTGTCAGAGATCAGACCGCAGGACGTAGAGGCCTTCAGGGGACAGCGGAGGAAGAAGAACGGCAATCCAGCGAGCGTGCAGACGGTCAATCACGATCACATTGCCCTGAAGCATTGTCTGAATGTGGCGATCCGGAGGGGACTGCTTCAGAGCAATCCTGCATCAAAAGTTCCGATGCCCAATCCGGAGAACGAACGCGATAGGGTATTGAGCGATGAAGAATGGAGCAAGTTGTATCAGGCAGCTAAGCCGCATTTGCGTCCTGTCCTTCTCACTGCCTATCAGTTAGGGCAGCGGTTCAGTGAAATTGTTGGCCTGACATGGGATCGGGTCGATATAAAGCGAGGTTTCATCACGTTGCGGTCTCTCGATACGAAGACCAAGACGGCACGACAGGTGCCAATGACTCCGGACGTTAAAATGACACTTCAACGCCTTGCCAAGGTTCGGACCCTTACGACGGCGACAACCGAAGCTGTCTCCCGACATGTCTTCACTTATGAGGGGAAACCTCTCCAGCGTGTGAGCCGATCTTTTAAAACTGCTCTGAAGGATGCCGGCATCTCAGACTTTCGATTCCACGACCTCCGCCACTGTGCCTCCACAAATCTACGAAGGGCAGGGGTGGACACAGCAACCGCTATGAAGATCGTTGGCCATAAGTCAGAGAAGATGTGGAAGCGATACAATGCGATTGAGGAGCGGGACTTGACGCAAGCGGCTCAAAAGGTTCACAAATACCTCCAAGAGAACACTAGGGGAACACTAGCCGAGAACATTGCTACTTATTCTGCTAATAAGCGCACATAA